A section of the Kribbella sp. HUAS MG21 genome encodes:
- a CDS encoding IS256 family transposase: MTAGSSIDPAEFLHEHLEQASPDLLRELMEGFINTLLSADADSVCGAAFGTRDPGRVNSRNGYRHRELDTRVGTLDVAVPKLREGTYFPDWLLERRRRAEAALTSVVATCYLLGVSTRRMDRLVQSLGITGLSRSQVSVMARDLDELVRDFRERPLDEGPYTFLAADALTMKVREGGRVIKIAVMVATAVNADGFREILGVATSTAESGAGWNSFFKDLVARGLNGVALVTSDAHAGLVDAIGANLPGASWQRCRTHYTANLMATCPKHAWGGVKAMLHSVFDQIDAAAVHTQYDKLLDQTEHTLPDVHAHLDAARDEVLAFTAFPRDVWRQIWSNNPNERLNREIRRRTDVVGIFPDRASIIRLVGAVLAEQHDEWADGRRYLGLDVLHRSRLTLITSTAPQEDTTTATISA; encoded by the coding sequence ATGACCGCTGGCTCCAGTATCGACCCTGCCGAGTTCCTGCACGAGCATCTCGAGCAGGCCAGCCCGGACCTGTTGCGTGAGTTGATGGAAGGGTTCATCAACACGTTGCTGTCCGCGGACGCCGACAGCGTGTGTGGTGCCGCGTTCGGCACGCGTGACCCGGGCCGGGTGAACTCCCGCAACGGATACCGCCACCGCGAGCTCGACACCCGCGTCGGCACCCTGGATGTCGCGGTCCCCAAACTTCGCGAAGGAACCTACTTTCCGGACTGGCTGCTGGAACGCCGCCGACGCGCAGAGGCGGCTCTGACGTCGGTGGTGGCGACGTGTTACCTGCTCGGGGTGTCGACACGGCGGATGGACCGGCTCGTGCAGTCGCTGGGCATCACCGGCCTGTCCCGGTCCCAGGTGTCGGTGATGGCACGTGACCTCGACGAGCTCGTGCGCGACTTCCGGGAACGGCCGCTGGACGAGGGACCGTACACGTTCCTGGCCGCGGACGCGTTGACGATGAAGGTCCGCGAGGGCGGCCGGGTGATCAAGATCGCGGTCATGGTCGCGACCGCTGTGAACGCTGATGGGTTCCGCGAGATCCTCGGGGTCGCCACTAGTACGGCCGAGTCGGGTGCGGGCTGGAACAGCTTCTTCAAGGACCTGGTCGCCCGTGGCCTCAACGGCGTCGCCCTGGTCACCTCCGACGCCCACGCCGGCCTGGTCGACGCGATCGGAGCCAATCTGCCCGGCGCGTCCTGGCAGCGTTGCCGCACCCACTACACCGCCAACCTGATGGCGACCTGCCCCAAGCATGCCTGGGGCGGGGTGAAGGCGATGCTGCACTCGGTGTTCGACCAGATCGACGCCGCCGCCGTCCACACCCAATACGACAAGCTTCTCGACCAGACCGAGCACACCCTGCCCGACGTTCACGCACACCTCGACGCCGCCCGCGACGAGGTGCTGGCCTTCACCGCGTTCCCGCGCGATGTCTGGCGACAGATCTGGTCCAACAACCCCAACGAACGCCTCAACCGCGAGATCCGCCGCCGCACCGACGTCGTCGGCATCTTCCCCGACCGCGCCTCGATCATCCGCCTCGTCGGCGCCGTTCTCGCAGAACAACACGACGAATGGGCCGACGGCCGCCGCTACCTCGGCCTCGACGTCCTCCACCGCAGCCGGCTCACCCTCATCACCAGCACCGCTCCCCAGGAGGACACCACCACAGCCACCATCAGCGCCTAA